The following is a genomic window from Saprospiraceae bacterium.
CCCGTAGAAGGCTGGGATATATATACGCTCAACTATACAGACTTTATCATGCCTATGGTAAAAGCAATTCAAGAACAGCAGTTACAAATTGAAGACATGAAAAAATATATTGACTCTGCTAAATCTGAAATTCCAAAACAGCAATTAATCATTAATGCTCAAAATAAAAAAATTGAGGTCCTTGAAGCAGCATTAATTTCTATCAAAGATAAACTTGACATCAAATAATGTTGCGGTATTTATCGAAATTGCTTCTCATTTTCTTTCCTACAAAATACTCAACTCACTCATAAAAAAAATTAACCTTAAATAAATACATGAGCTTCCATCAAAATCTCCCGGAGCATAGTCTTTAAGGTATCTGGGCAGTTGTAAGTTTTGGTGTGGAAAATTGTTTACAAAGAGCTTAATTAGAACCTGTTTTACACCACTTTTTGTCATTATTCATCCTAACTCTTAGTCAAAGCATCCTAATTCTCAATACATAAAATTAAAAGGATATCATATCCTAATTTTGTAATAATAAATTCATATAAACATGAAAAAACAAATTTTTCTATTTTTTATAAGTGTCTCGACATTTGTCAATGCCCAAAATGTGGGTATCAATAATATAGACCCACAAGCGGCTTTAGATCTGAAGGGCGATTTAAGACTGCGATCAGAAACACTCTCGGGCATCATTAATGGTATAAATAATAATGTAAATATCTCTACTTTAAAATCGAGTGTTTATACGTTCAACCCATCGATAAATGGTTGTACTATTTCAGGATTTAATGGTGGAGTTGACGGTCGAATAATTACAATCTTTAATAATACCCTTGATGTAGTAGAACTAATTGACGAATCAAATGCAATAAATGGTAGTATAGCTGACAATAAGATTCTCACAGGTACTGGCAATTCGGCAATTATAGGTGGCAAAGGATCGGTCACACTACGCTATGATGAATCCAAAATGCGCTGGACAATTGTAAGCAGTAATTTTACTTCTGGACTTGATGACAACCCAAATCCTTGGTATACTGATGGCATTAATATTTTTAACCAAAACAGTGGCAATGTGGGCGTAGGTTCTCAGGTACCTGTTGCCAAGCTGCAGGTCGAAGGAGCAACAAGCAGCCCTACTATACCAGGTATGATTTCCAATGGCATTTTTAGGATAAATTCCAACAATGCTTCAGGATTGGATGTAGGTCAGATAAATGATAGTCCTTATTCATTTTGGATGCAAGGAGGAGCAATAGGAGTTGCATCTCTCCCTATGGCTATACAACCTCAGGGCGGCAATGTAGGCATCGGTACCACAGCACCTGCTCCCTCTGCTGTATTAGATTTAGCAAGCACAACACAAGGCTTTTTGCCTCCACGTATGACTGAAGTACAAATAGATGCTATAGCTACACCTGCAGAAGGCTTGATATTATTCTGTACAGACTGCAATTTTAAGGGCCTCCATCAGTTCATCAATGGAAAGTGGCAAGCGTTAAATGCCGTATGGAAATTAAAAGGGAATTCAGGTATAGATTCTACATGTTTCATTGGGACTACGGACAATAAACCATTAATTTTAAAATCAAATAATATAGAAATAGCAAGGGCCGATACAAACGGCAATTTGTATGTAGGAAACATTAATGTTAAACAAAGTTATAGTGTTATACCTGGTGTACTTTCATATACAAATCTGAATATTTCTGGAAATAGTATCCAAACAACGTATTTTCATGGATATGATTTTGGAAGTTCTGAAAACGCTGACTTAAAAATAAATACTGCTGGTGGTAATGTAGGCATCAGAAATTCAGGTCTAACACAAAATAAACTACAAATAGGAAATACACCAAATTTTGTTGGATATGATTTAGCGGTTGGAAATGGAATACAACAAATGGCACTTACTCAAAGTCCAACTGTATCCATTTGGTATTCGGATACAAATTTTGCACCTATGCCAGCTGGTGGTACAGGCAGGGTAGGTATCGGCACTACTGCACCCGAAGCACCACTACATGTAGTTGGTGCTGCCTTAGTTAACTCATCCTATGCTTTTTATGCAAAAGCTCTTAACGGTTTAACTGGAGCACCCATAACAAACACAGGTGGCGGAACATCTACTATTGATGTAAGTATTTATGCTAGTAATAGGGTATTAGCATCTGAATTTAATGCACAGTCAGATGCTAGACATAAATCTATTACAAATAGAAATGACAATACTTTAGCTCTTTCTAAATTACTTAAACTCGCACCTACCAATTATAAATTTATTGATACCGTAGGTAAAGGAAATAGAGAAAAACTAGGTTTTATAGCACAAGAAGTCGAGGCTGTTTTGCCTCTAGCAGTATCAAAAACTGCTGACTACGTACCTAATATATTTGCGATGGCAAAACTATTTTCCTATGAAGAGGGAAGTCATACGCTCACTATTTATCTTGAAAAAGAGCACGGACTTGAATTAAACGATGAGATTAAAATCGTATCAAGCTCTAATGAATTTGGAAAAATTACGAAGATCATCGACAAGAATACCTTCATTATGGATAATATACAGAAAAAACCTGAAGGCGTTTTTGTCTTTGGTAAAAAAGTCAATGATTTCAGAGTAGTAGATTATGATCATATCTTCACTTTAGGTATTTCCGCTATTCAACAGCTCGCAAAAGAGAATGAAGCTTTAAAAAGTAAAATATCAACGATTGAATCTCGATTTGATAAACTTGAAGCCTCACTAAAGCACACCCTTCCGTTAGTCTCTGATAGTAAGTAAATCTTAACACTAACTATTGAAATCTTCCATTGATTTGACATCAGTCCTATCATCACTATCAATAAATTCATTTATCCATTTTTTAACAATAAAATTTTTTAAATCATGAAAAAGTACTCTTTAAAATCATTAAGTATTATGGCATTTGCTACAGTTTTGGGAAGTTGCCAAAGTTCACTCACATCTGAGTCACAAGATTTCTGCCAGCTCACAGAAATTTCTGCCAATGATGGTTCCAGTACCAGATACACCTACAACTCCAATAATAAATGGGAGACTATAACTGTATCTGATGGGTCAAAATCTACAACCTACTATCTTGCTTATGACAAAACCACATCAAATGGCCCAGTCGTGAGCATTGGTAATACGGCCAATGGCTCAGTTTCAGTATTGGATTACAATAAAGATAATCTGCTGTCAAATGTTACCACCAATATCAAAAAATTGGACAAGGGATTGATTTTGGGAAGCAAAGCTACCGGTACTAACCACAAAATGGAAGTTAACTTTCAATGGAACAGCAGCAAACAGCTCATGAAAAGAACCTATGAAAACAATGTGGATATTACCATCAATAATGTCACCGAACCATTCCAATTCAGTGGATACGACACATTTGAATATGATGTTGCGGGCAATATCAAAAAAGTGAATTATTATACCAATGAAGAAATAAAAGTCGACGGCAAGATAGTAGTAAAGTCAGGTCTGACCGGGTATTCTATCTTTGAGTACGATGCCAAATCCAGCAAAATGATCCAACACCTGGGTTTAACCAACCTTGCATTGGACATCGATCTCAACGGGCAGGTACAAGTTGAACCCCGGGTGGGTAGTGCATCCGTAAGCAAAGTGACTTTTTATTCAGTGAGTGACGATGGTACTGTGACTCCATACATTACTACCTACACCAATACAAATAATGCATCTGGCTATTTGAACAAAACTGTCTTTGATGGTGACATGATCACCTTCACTTACAAAAATTGTAAATAGGCATTCCACTCCGAAAAGGTGTGCTGTGAATGATTAATCAGTAGTAAGGGTTAGTCAATGCTGTATAAGAGATGATGGTAGGTCCATCGGTGTCGGCTTTCAAGAGCAGGTATCAAACCGCTTTCCGATGCACTGATAGTAATAGAAGTGTGTTAAACGGTAGAAAGAAAAGGCTATCAAGAATAGTCAGGTACGAATTAAGGAGACAAACGAGAGTGAACCTGTGCTGAAGTTGTGAGAGGGTGGTACATTTTGTCAAAAGTTTGTATTCTTTTCTACAAGTGAAAAGCTGTAACGGGAGCTTGAATATTGGTTACAGGGCAAACGCAACTAAGCAGGTGTGAACTTAATTCAGGCTTTTATACGGAACTCAGGAAGTCCTTATAAAATGCAAAGAGAAGGGCACAAGTAGGCAATACTTACGAAGCTTAAAGTATCGATGATTATAAGGATGACGGATGCTGTTGTAGTAGTTATGAAGTGTTTGTAATGAACATGGAGCGAAGGGCAGCAGACATACAGTTTTAATTATTTAACCCCGCTATGCTTAGTATTTACTACGTCTGAGTGATGCCATGGCTGTGCTATGAAACGGAAATAGAATTAATGCCATATAATACATACAAAACACCAATATAAAATAAACACTTGACCAATTGTATTTACAAATCAGACTCAACAACCTTAAAAAATCAAAGCAAGAAGCACAAAAACTTGATCGTCATATTGGCCTATAGAGCGGAATGTGCCATTAAGAATAAATATAATCGCACCAGTTTATAAAAATACTGAAAATGACGGCAGGATGTTTTATTAAAACTTTTTTAAATCTCAATAATTGTGACCTTCTAAGCACGAAAATTAGATTAATGAGTACAAAGTTACATTCATTTTTTGTAATTGTTTAAGTCTTATTGAGCAAAGGTAATTTCTTTGCCATCAAAAACATCCATAAGAGTAGAGAAGACATTGATGTTTTGTTTTCGGAGTGTTGATGTAAATCCAGCTAGTCTGGCATGGTGGGGAGTGTAAGAAAGATTGTGTAAACTAGTATCAAGGAGTTAGGCTTCCATCTGTGGGGGGTACCCCCCACAGATGGAAAATTTTTTAATATGTTTGTGCGACCAAGTACAGACACATTTTTAACCTAACAAATTTAATAGTTATGCAAAGTAACAAATTTAATCTTAATCTCTCTGAATTTCTTCAGGATGTCAAGTCTCTTAATGATTTTGACAATGTTATGAATGGTCTTTACAAAGATGGCATTCAAGAACTTTTAAAAGCTGAACTAAGTCATCATTTAGGCTATTCAAAACACTCGCCCGATGGGATTAATTCAGGTAATTCCCGGAATGGGTGTTATAAGAAAAAGATACGCACTACACAAGGACAGGTAGAGTTGGATATTCCACGGGATCGTAACGGTGAATTTGAGCCTATCATTGTTCCCAAGGGCCAAACTACCACTGAGAAAGTAGAATCTGTCATTACATCTCTTTACAGTAGAGGTATGAGCACTGATGACATAACAGCTCAAATTCAGGAAATTTATGGCTTAGACGTTTCTAAAACCTTTGTTTCAGATATTACAAACAAAATGATTCCGGCT
Proteins encoded in this region:
- a CDS encoding tail fiber domain-containing protein yields the protein MKKQIFLFFISVSTFVNAQNVGINNIDPQAALDLKGDLRLRSETLSGIINGINNNVNISTLKSSVYTFNPSINGCTISGFNGGVDGRIITIFNNTLDVVELIDESNAINGSIADNKILTGTGNSAIIGGKGSVTLRYDESKMRWTIVSSNFTSGLDDNPNPWYTDGINIFNQNSGNVGVGSQVPVAKLQVEGATSSPTIPGMISNGIFRINSNNASGLDVGQINDSPYSFWMQGGAIGVASLPMAIQPQGGNVGIGTTAPAPSAVLDLASTTQGFLPPRMTEVQIDAIATPAEGLILFCTDCNFKGLHQFINGKWQALNAVWKLKGNSGIDSTCFIGTTDNKPLILKSNNIEIARADTNGNLYVGNINVKQSYSVIPGVLSYTNLNISGNSIQTTYFHGYDFGSSENADLKINTAGGNVGIRNSGLTQNKLQIGNTPNFVGYDLAVGNGIQQMALTQSPTVSIWYSDTNFAPMPAGGTGRVGIGTTAPEAPLHVVGAALVNSSYAFYAKALNGLTGAPITNTGGGTSTIDVSIYASNRVLASEFNAQSDARHKSITNRNDNTLALSKLLKLAPTNYKFIDTVGKGNREKLGFIAQEVEAVLPLAVSKTADYVPNIFAMAKLFSYEEGSHTLTIYLEKEHGLELNDEIKIVSSSNEFGKITKIIDKNTFIMDNIQKKPEGVFVFGKKVNDFRVVDYDHIFTLGISAIQQLAKENEALKSKISTIESRFDKLEASLKHTLPLVSDSK